One genomic segment of Amycolatopsis sp. WQ 127309 includes these proteins:
- a CDS encoding recombinase family protein — protein MTAEISNDPWSTLDDILGLEVAEPVDDGIGELAVYGRCSTEDNQDPETSRGWQFGNARKFVEPLGGRIVAEYFDIGQSRSVPWERRDEAARLLAELKNPRRTWNAVVVGEGTRCWFGNQFSLIAPRFAAYGVDLWVPELGGKYDARNPSHKMLMSVLGGMSESERQHVQARVRAAMDAQVVNEGRHQGGRAPYGYVVVDGGPHPNPRKAAEGFRLRVLAIDPDAAEVVQRIFAEYMEGVGDRAIAKGLNEDGVPCPSERRPDQNRHRLADGWQGSTVRSILENPRYTGYAIFGRWIKQETLLNPDDVSAGHVVRFKRAAPDRVVRSRRPAHPEIVSVETFTQAQLMRRSRAAGGLPGIAKLERNRAATKHTYLLKGLVRCEICSRKMQGAAIRKGVYYRCIARTMAPGSAALADHPKTVNLRENVVVPPINEWLCQVFDPDNRDETVRLLAGSQDGRVDGRRANAEKRLKGAEEKLRRHLAAIEAGVDPVNFVEPMKRAQAERQAAMEELRHLPDAQAVDVAEVYAMLDQLGNVERHLNSRSPERITQVYRDLGLQVVYDNKKEAVAVTASPRVGNVCVRGGT, from the coding sequence GTGACGGCTGAAATCAGCAACGACCCGTGGTCAACACTGGACGACATCCTTGGTCTTGAGGTGGCCGAGCCGGTCGACGACGGGATTGGTGAACTCGCGGTCTACGGCCGGTGCTCGACGGAGGACAACCAGGACCCGGAGACCTCGCGCGGCTGGCAGTTTGGGAATGCTCGGAAGTTCGTCGAGCCGCTGGGCGGCCGAATCGTCGCCGAATACTTCGACATTGGGCAGTCGCGGTCAGTCCCGTGGGAGCGCCGGGACGAGGCCGCGCGGCTGCTCGCCGAGCTGAAGAATCCGCGGCGGACGTGGAACGCCGTGGTCGTCGGCGAGGGCACGCGCTGTTGGTTTGGCAATCAGTTCTCGCTCATCGCGCCGCGGTTCGCCGCGTACGGCGTCGACCTGTGGGTGCCGGAGCTTGGCGGGAAGTACGACGCGCGGAACCCGTCGCACAAGATGCTCATGAGCGTGCTCGGTGGCATGAGCGAATCGGAACGCCAGCACGTCCAGGCTCGCGTCCGCGCCGCGATGGACGCGCAGGTTGTCAACGAAGGGCGACACCAAGGCGGCCGGGCGCCGTACGGGTACGTCGTTGTCGATGGCGGTCCGCACCCGAACCCGCGAAAGGCCGCCGAGGGGTTCCGGCTGCGCGTACTGGCCATCGATCCCGACGCAGCCGAGGTGGTCCAGCGGATCTTCGCCGAGTACATGGAAGGGGTCGGCGATCGAGCGATCGCGAAGGGGCTCAACGAGGACGGAGTGCCCTGCCCTTCCGAACGCCGGCCCGACCAGAACCGGCACCGGCTCGCCGATGGCTGGCAAGGGAGCACCGTCCGGTCCATTCTGGAGAATCCGCGGTACACCGGGTACGCGATCTTCGGGCGTTGGATCAAGCAAGAGACGCTGCTGAATCCGGACGACGTCAGCGCCGGGCACGTCGTGCGGTTCAAGCGAGCGGCGCCGGATCGCGTTGTTCGGTCGCGGCGACCTGCTCACCCGGAGATTGTTTCTGTCGAGACGTTCACGCAGGCGCAGTTGATGCGCCGATCCCGTGCGGCCGGCGGACTGCCCGGCATTGCCAAGCTCGAACGGAATCGCGCAGCCACCAAGCACACGTACCTGTTGAAGGGGCTGGTGCGGTGCGAGATCTGCAGCCGGAAGATGCAAGGTGCTGCGATCCGGAAGGGCGTCTACTACCGGTGCATCGCACGGACGATGGCGCCGGGATCGGCGGCGCTGGCCGATCACCCGAAGACGGTGAACCTGCGAGAAAACGTCGTAGTCCCGCCGATCAACGAGTGGTTGTGCCAGGTCTTCGATCCGGACAACCGCGACGAGACGGTTCGGCTGCTCGCCGGGTCGCAGGATGGCCGGGTGGACGGCCGTCGAGCCAACGCGGAGAAGCGGCTGAAGGGCGCCGAGGAGAAGCTACGGCGGCACCTGGCAGCCATCGAGGCCGGCGTGGACCCCGTCAACTTCGTCGAGCCGATGAAGCGCGCACAGGCCGAGCGGCAGGCCGCGATGGAGGAGCTGAGGCACCTGCCGGACGCGCAAGCGGTCGACGTGGCGGAGGTATACGCGATGCTCGACCAGCTCGGCAACGTCGAGCGGCACCTCAACTCGCGGAGCCCGGAGAGGATCACGCAGGTCTACCGCGACTTGGGCCTACAGGTGGTCTACGACAACAAAAAAGAGGCAGTCGCGGTGACTGCCTCTCCCCGTGTGGGTAACGTGTGTG